The Suncus etruscus isolate mSunEtr1 chromosome 7, mSunEtr1.pri.cur, whole genome shotgun sequence genome includes a window with the following:
- the CLEC3B gene encoding tetranectin: MELWGPYLLLCLFSLLSQVTTEAPTPRPKKAVNTKKELVSPKMFEELRSRLDGLAEEVTLLKEQQALQTVCLKGTKVHRKCFLSFPSPKTFHEASEDCISLGGTLSAPHSGSENDALHDYVRQSVGATAEVWLGLNDLAVEGAWVDMTGAPLAFKNWETEITAQPDGGKAENCAALAAVSSGRWFDKRCRDKLPYVCQFAIV, encoded by the exons ATGGAGCTGTGGGGACCCTACCTGCTTCTctgcctcttctccctcctcagCCAAGTCACCACTGAGGCCCCCACTCCCAGGCCCAAGAAGGCAGTGAACACCAAAAAAG AACTTGTGAGTCCCAAGATGTTTGAAGAGCTCCGGAGCCGACTGGATGGTCTTGCAGAGGAGGTGACACTGTTGAAGGAGCAACAGGCACTGCAGACAG TCTGCCTGAAAGGCACCAAGGTGCACCGCAAGTGCTTCCTGTCCTTCCCATCGCCCAAGACCTTCCACGAGGCCAGCGAGGATTGCATCTCTCTGGGGGGCACCCTGAGCGCCCCCCACTCGGGCTCGGAGAATGACGCACTGCATGACTACGTGCGCCAGAGTGTAGGTGCCACGGCTGAAGTGTGGCTGGGCCTCAACGACCTGGCAGTCGAGGGTGCCTGGGTGGACATGACCGGGGCCCCCCTGGCCTTCAAGAACTGGGAGACAGAGATCACGGCTCAGCCCGATGGGGGCAAGGCAGAGAACTGTGCAGCTCTAGCAGCTGTGTCCAGCGGCAGGTGGTTCGACAAACGCTGCAGGGACAAGCTGCCTTATGTTTGCCAGTTTGCCATCGTCTAG